The following are from one region of the Cyanobium gracile PCC 6307 genome:
- a CDS encoding glycosyltransferase family 2 protein: MSRNEPATPLLTALILTHNEEANIGRTLDHLGWVDSILVIDSGSSDATLSILAGHGAVRVLHRPFDSFADQCNFGLNQITSPWVLSLDADYLIPPPLAAEIQAVIRDPAATAMAGYAIPFRYCIGGRPLRSGMLPPRTSLYRPGLGRYRNDGHGHRIVLSGPVGRLRQPIFHDDRKPLQRWLASQGSYLAIEAAKLRATPSSQLSPADRLRKHTPLAPLAALLFCLIWKGGLLEGWRGWAYAQQRMYAELLLHLMLLEGRCSLSTPP; the protein is encoded by the coding sequence ATGAGTCGGAACGAGCCCGCCACGCCGCTCCTCACCGCCCTGATCCTGACCCACAACGAAGAGGCCAACATCGGCCGCACCCTCGACCACCTGGGCTGGGTGGATTCCATCCTGGTGATCGACAGCGGCAGCAGCGATGCCACCCTCTCGATCCTCGCCGGCCATGGGGCGGTGCGGGTGCTGCATCGGCCGTTCGACAGCTTCGCCGACCAGTGCAACTTCGGCCTCAACCAGATCACCTCCCCCTGGGTGTTGAGCCTGGATGCGGACTATCTGATCCCGCCGCCGCTGGCCGCTGAAATCCAGGCGGTGATCAGGGATCCGGCGGCCACCGCGATGGCCGGCTATGCCATCCCATTCCGATACTGCATCGGCGGCCGGCCCCTGCGCAGCGGCATGCTGCCCCCCCGCACCAGCCTCTACCGCCCGGGGCTGGGCCGCTATCGCAACGACGGCCATGGCCACCGCATCGTCCTCTCGGGGCCCGTGGGGCGGCTGCGGCAGCCGATCTTCCACGACGACCGCAAACCCCTGCAGCGCTGGCTGGCCTCCCAGGGCTCCTACCTGGCGATCGAGGCGGCCAAGCTGCGGGCCACCCCCTCCAGCCAGCTGTCCCCGGCGGATCGGCTGCGCAAGCACACCCCCCTGGCCCCCTTGGCGGCCCTGCTGTTCTGCCTGATCTGGAAGGGGGGGCTCCTGGAGGGCTGGCGCGGCTGGGCCTACGCCCAGCAACGCATGTATGCCGAACTGCTGCTCCATCTGATGCTCCTGGAGGGCCGCTGCAGCCTCTCGACTCCCCCGTGA
- a CDS encoding glycosyltransferase family 2 protein yields MAEAAGPTRRERLGVWLKDRLRYEWLLRRPAPAQLGIANRRERLEAAPDGFGQACLWRYTSRLHAPAVQPELGRRLLSRCLAAAPIRRRPTPGWADGPPELSVLIGHRGTERLPLLLATLESLATQEGVRLECLVIEQDSEPRIADRLPAWVRHIHGPLPDPTAPYNRSHTFNLGAREAHAPVLLLHDNDMLVPTGYARRLLERISRGYAVVNPKRFVFYLDETHSAAVLAGSGAYDARPAEAIVQNLEAGGSMAITAEAYAAIGGMDEGFVGWGGEDNEFWDRCLTRPTWIWGYEPIVHLWHRGQPLKHQKDNPNLERARAVMRRPALERIAALRPAPVSGLVSTIIPVHNRAALLREAVASVLEQDHRPIEIVIVDDGSSDDTAAVADGLAAAHPQTIRVIHQPNGGPGAARQRGLDYSRGEFVQYLDSDDLLLPGKFSAQVGALRRSAGTGIAYGPSLEEDHSRRPVERRGPMRATGIPLERLFPRLLLERWWTTSCPLYRRDLLDRIGPWQPWINEEDWEYDGRAGATGTLLAWVPGDVSVRRIHMGDDHLSDRGHLDPRKLVDRSRAQESLLRSALAAGVDPDGPEMARFSRSAFLLSRQCGAAGAEYAARRLFRLARRHGARQPRRQLEFLLYGLLATALGWGRAARLSMGVRTRLRPGPRPGGNMA; encoded by the coding sequence ATGGCTGAGGCGGCGGGGCCCACCCGGCGGGAGCGGCTGGGGGTGTGGCTGAAGGACCGGCTCCGCTACGAGTGGCTGCTGCGCCGTCCGGCACCGGCCCAGCTCGGCATCGCCAACCGCCGCGAACGGCTGGAGGCCGCCCCCGATGGATTCGGTCAGGCCTGTCTGTGGCGCTACACCTCTCGCCTGCACGCGCCGGCCGTCCAGCCGGAGCTCGGCCGGCGCCTGCTGAGCCGCTGCCTGGCGGCGGCACCGATCCGGCGCCGGCCCACCCCCGGCTGGGCCGATGGGCCACCGGAGCTGAGCGTGCTGATCGGCCACCGGGGTACCGAGCGGCTGCCCCTGCTGCTGGCCACCCTCGAGTCCCTCGCCACCCAGGAGGGCGTCCGGCTCGAATGCCTGGTGATCGAGCAGGACAGCGAGCCCCGCATCGCCGACCGGCTTCCGGCCTGGGTGCGCCACATCCACGGCCCCCTGCCGGACCCCACCGCCCCCTACAACCGCTCCCACACCTTCAACCTCGGCGCCCGCGAGGCCCACGCCCCGGTGCTGCTGCTCCACGACAACGACATGCTCGTGCCCACCGGCTACGCCCGCCGCCTGCTGGAGCGGATCAGCCGGGGCTACGCGGTGGTGAACCCGAAGCGGTTCGTCTTCTACCTCGATGAGACCCACAGCGCGGCGGTGCTGGCCGGCTCGGGCGCCTATGACGCCAGGCCGGCGGAGGCGATCGTGCAGAACCTGGAGGCCGGCGGCTCGATGGCGATCACCGCCGAGGCCTACGCCGCCATCGGTGGGATGGATGAGGGCTTCGTCGGCTGGGGCGGGGAGGACAACGAGTTCTGGGACCGCTGCCTCACCCGGCCCACCTGGATCTGGGGCTACGAGCCGATCGTGCACCTCTGGCACCGGGGCCAGCCCCTCAAGCACCAGAAGGACAACCCCAACCTGGAGAGGGCCCGGGCCGTGATGCGGCGACCCGCCCTCGAGCGCATCGCCGCCCTGCGGCCCGCCCCGGTGAGCGGCCTGGTCAGCACGATCATCCCGGTCCACAACCGCGCCGCCCTGCTGCGCGAAGCGGTGGCCAGCGTGCTCGAGCAGGACCACCGGCCGATCGAAATCGTCATCGTCGATGACGGCTCCAGCGATGACACCGCCGCCGTGGCCGACGGGCTGGCCGCCGCCCATCCGCAGACCATCCGGGTGATCCACCAGCCCAACGGCGGTCCCGGTGCCGCCCGCCAGCGGGGCCTGGACTACAGCCGCGGGGAATTCGTCCAGTACCTCGACAGCGACGACCTGCTGCTGCCCGGCAAGTTCAGCGCCCAGGTGGGCGCCCTGCGGCGCTCCGCCGGAACCGGGATCGCCTACGGCCCCAGCCTGGAGGAGGACCACTCCCGGCGGCCCGTGGAACGGCGCGGCCCGATGCGGGCCACCGGGATCCCCCTGGAGCGGCTGTTCCCCCGGCTGCTGCTGGAGCGCTGGTGGACCACCAGCTGTCCCCTCTACCGGCGCGACCTGCTCGACCGCATCGGCCCCTGGCAGCCCTGGATCAACGAGGAGGACTGGGAGTACGACGGCCGGGCCGGGGCAACCGGCACGCTCCTGGCGTGGGTACCGGGCGACGTCTCGGTGCGGCGGATCCACATGGGCGACGACCACCTCAGCGACCGGGGCCACCTGGACCCCCGCAAGCTGGTGGACCGCTCCCGCGCCCAGGAGTCGCTGCTGCGCAGTGCCCTGGCCGCCGGCGTCGACCCCGACGGCCCCGAAATGGCGCGCTTCTCCCGCTCCGCCTTCCTGCTCAGCCGCCAGTGCGGCGCCGCCGGCGCCGAGTACGCCGCCCGCCGGCTGTTCCGGCTGGCCCGGCGCCACGGGGCCCGGCAGCCGCGACGGCAGCTGGAGTTCCTGCTCTACGGCCTTCTGGCCACGGCCCTGGGCTGGGGCCGGGCGGCCCGGCTGAGCATGGGAGTCCGGACACGGCTGCGGCCAGGACCCCGCCCAGGGGGGAACATGGCCTGA
- a CDS encoding glycosyltransferase, protein MRVLHVIPSISPLRGGPSRAVIEMVAALRLQEVDAAILTTNDHGPGLHPELVTGRWQQHQGVPVLAFPRWSPPVAALREFAISPGLSLWLARHLEDYDLLHIHALFSYPSTSAMAQARWAGVPYILRSIGQLSPWSLAQSRGRKRLMLRLIERRNLQRAAALHFTTGAERDEAAALGLAPPTLVLPLGVRGPEGAAAAGDRDGTAPVRFLFLSRLHPKKRLENLLDALALLQRHRPDAPWELAIAGDGEPRYVAGLQERCRRQGLEARCRWLGFVEGEAKWRALQTADWYVLPSAAENFGIAAVEALAAGTPVILSPEVAVAADVERCGAGLVCGSDPEALARALTTALERPTLSMRASALNLAQKDFSWNTIALQLRDAYRQVLNSSAGR, encoded by the coding sequence ATGAGGGTGCTCCATGTCATCCCCTCGATCAGCCCGCTGCGGGGTGGCCCCAGCCGGGCCGTGATCGAGATGGTGGCGGCCCTGCGGCTCCAGGAGGTGGATGCGGCGATCCTCACCACCAACGACCATGGCCCGGGGCTGCACCCCGAGCTGGTCACCGGCCGCTGGCAGCAGCACCAGGGGGTGCCGGTGCTGGCCTTTCCCCGCTGGAGTCCACCCGTCGCTGCCCTGCGGGAGTTCGCCATCAGTCCCGGACTCAGCCTCTGGCTGGCCCGCCACCTGGAGGACTACGACCTGCTCCACATCCATGCCCTGTTCTCCTACCCCTCCACGAGCGCCATGGCCCAGGCCCGCTGGGCCGGCGTTCCCTACATCCTGCGCAGCATCGGCCAGCTGAGTCCGTGGAGCCTGGCCCAGAGCCGCGGCCGCAAGCGGCTGATGCTGCGCCTGATCGAACGGCGCAACCTGCAGCGGGCGGCCGCCCTGCACTTCACCACCGGCGCCGAGCGGGACGAGGCCGCCGCCCTCGGCCTGGCTCCCCCCACCCTGGTGCTGCCCCTGGGGGTGCGCGGCCCCGAAGGGGCGGCGGCGGCGGGCGACCGGGATGGCACCGCACCGGTCCGCTTTCTGTTCCTGTCACGGCTGCACCCCAAGAAGCGACTGGAAAACCTGCTGGACGCCCTGGCCCTGCTGCAGCGGCACCGGCCGGATGCGCCCTGGGAGTTGGCCATCGCCGGCGACGGGGAGCCGCGCTATGTCGCAGGCCTGCAGGAGCGCTGCCGGCGGCAGGGCCTGGAGGCCCGTTGCCGCTGGCTGGGGTTCGTGGAGGGGGAGGCCAAGTGGCGGGCGCTGCAGACGGCCGACTGGTACGTGCTGCCATCGGCGGCGGAGAATTTCGGCATCGCCGCCGTGGAGGCCCTCGCCGCCGGCACACCGGTGATCCTGTCCCCCGAGGTGGCCGTGGCCGCCGACGTGGAGCGCTGCGGCGCCGGCCTGGTCTGCGGCAGCGACCCCGAAGCCCTCGCCCGGGCCCTGACCACCGCCCTGGAGCGGCCCACCCTGTCCATGCGGGCGTCCGCCCTTAATCTGGCTCAGAAGGACTTTTCCTGGAACACGATCGCCCTTCAGCTGCGTGACGCTTACCGCCAGGTGCTGAACTCCTCCGCCGGCCGATGA
- a CDS encoding glycosyltransferase family 2 protein yields MHEPVEHESGTAPMVSVVMGVRNGAASLAATLDSLTAQEGVDLEIVVINDGSSDNTGALLAARAATEPRLRVLDRPGRGLTRSLIEGCQLARGQFIARQDAGDLSLPSRLQRQLRCLEENPEASLCSTHVRLVVPEGATVRVNAPEPAELADGLTGPAIHGSVMMRRSAYERAGGYRPMFYFAQDIDLWSRMVELGKHLVVPEVLYEATLSPGSISGSRRREQDAFHGLIVAATEARRSGREEGPVLAEAEALSQHCRGSIPDPRRQADGAYFIGACLSREHPDLARRYLRQALALNPWHLKARLKLATLP; encoded by the coding sequence ATGCACGAGCCTGTGGAGCACGAATCCGGCACGGCCCCGATGGTGTCGGTGGTGATGGGGGTTCGCAACGGCGCCGCCAGCCTCGCCGCGACCCTCGATTCCCTGACCGCCCAGGAGGGGGTGGACCTGGAGATCGTGGTGATCAACGACGGCTCCAGCGACAACACCGGCGCCCTGCTCGCCGCCCGGGCCGCCACCGAGCCGCGGCTGCGGGTGCTGGATCGGCCGGGACGGGGCCTCACCCGCTCCCTGATCGAGGGCTGCCAGCTGGCCCGCGGCCAATTCATCGCCCGCCAGGACGCCGGCGACCTCTCCCTGCCGAGCCGGCTGCAGCGGCAGCTGCGCTGCCTGGAGGAGAACCCGGAAGCCAGTCTCTGCTCCACCCACGTGCGCCTGGTGGTGCCGGAGGGGGCCACCGTGCGCGTCAACGCGCCGGAGCCCGCGGAGCTGGCCGATGGCCTCACCGGGCCCGCCATCCACGGCTCGGTGATGATGCGTCGCAGCGCCTACGAGCGCGCCGGGGGCTATCGGCCGATGTTCTATTTCGCCCAGGACATCGATCTCTGGAGCCGCATGGTGGAGCTCGGCAAGCACCTGGTCGTGCCGGAGGTGCTCTACGAGGCCACCCTCTCCCCTGGATCGATCAGCGGCTCCCGGCGCCGGGAACAGGACGCTTTCCATGGCCTGATCGTCGCGGCCACCGAGGCGCGACGATCAGGCCGGGAGGAGGGGCCCGTGCTGGCCGAGGCCGAGGCGCTGAGCCAGCACTGCCGCGGCTCGATACCCGACCCCCGCCGCCAGGCCGATGGGGCCTACTTCATCGGCGCCTGCCTCAGCCGCGAGCACCCGGACCTGGCCCGCCGCTACCTGCGCCAGGCCCTGGCCCTCAACCCCTGGCACCTCAAGGCCCGGCTCAAGCTGGCCACCCTGCCATGA
- a CDS encoding GDP-mannose 4,6-dehydratase produces the protein MPSILITGGAGFIGVNAAQHFASLGWEVAILDNLSRRGTEDNLRWLLDQHPAIAFHRIDIRQAGALAEVVAAVRPSMLLHLAAQVAVTTSYTNPREDFEINALGTFNVMEAVRLHSPESFVLYASTNKVYGGMETVPVEMTPHGYRFRDLPSGVPETQPLDFHSPYGCSKGVADQYTIDYARIYDLHTCAFRQSCIYGTRQFGIEDQGWVAWFSIAALLERPITLYGDGWQTRDVLDVRDLARAYEAAWHSRDRISGQAFNIGGGPVNTLCLRDLLRFLEEELAITLTPLSGQSRPGDQPVFICDVTKASEQLGWAPEISVDAGVRHLIRWVRDNRDLFGWLRQ, from the coding sequence ATGCCTTCGATCCTGATCACCGGCGGCGCCGGATTCATCGGCGTCAACGCCGCCCAGCACTTCGCCTCCCTGGGGTGGGAGGTGGCGATCCTCGACAACCTCTCCCGCCGGGGCACCGAGGACAACCTCCGCTGGCTTCTCGATCAGCATCCCGCCATCGCCTTCCACCGGATCGACATCCGCCAGGCCGGGGCCCTCGCGGAGGTGGTGGCCGCCGTGCGTCCGTCGATGCTGCTGCACCTGGCGGCCCAGGTGGCGGTCACCACCTCCTACACCAACCCAAGGGAGGATTTCGAGATCAACGCCCTCGGCACCTTCAACGTGATGGAGGCCGTGCGGCTCCATTCCCCCGAGAGCTTCGTGCTCTACGCCTCCACCAACAAGGTCTACGGCGGCATGGAAACGGTGCCGGTGGAGATGACCCCCCACGGCTATCGCTTCCGCGATCTCCCCTCCGGGGTGCCGGAAACCCAGCCCCTGGATTTCCACTCCCCCTACGGCTGCTCGAAGGGGGTCGCCGACCAGTACACGATCGACTACGCCCGCATCTACGACCTGCACACCTGCGCCTTCCGCCAGTCCTGCATCTACGGCACCCGCCAGTTCGGCATCGAGGACCAGGGCTGGGTGGCCTGGTTCAGCATCGCCGCCCTGCTGGAGCGGCCGATCACCCTCTACGGCGACGGCTGGCAGACCCGCGACGTGCTCGACGTACGCGACCTGGCCCGGGCCTATGAGGCCGCCTGGCACAGCCGCGACCGCATCAGCGGCCAGGCCTTCAACATCGGCGGCGGGCCGGTCAACACCCTCTGCCTGCGGGATCTGCTGCGCTTCCTGGAGGAGGAGCTGGCCATCACGCTCACGCCCCTGAGCGGCCAGTCCCGGCCGGGCGACCAGCCCGTGTTCATCTGCGATGTCACCAAGGCCTCCGAGCAGCTGGGCTGGGCGCCCGAGATCAGCGTCGATGCGGGCGTGCGCCACCTGATCCGCTGGGTCCGCGACAACCGCGACCTGTTCGGCTGGCTCAGGCAATGA
- a CDS encoding glycosyltransferase, which yields MTLSVAIPTFGRDQVLIDSVAALLALDPPPFELLVVDQTPRHDPGCEARLAAWQAEGRIRWLRLPTPSITGAMNVALQEARGERVLFLDDDILPDPELLNAHERAGAADPGAMLAGRVLQPWHGGQSDPEDGPFLFNSLRPRSVEEFMGGNVAIPRRLALELGGFDQNFVRVAYRFEAEFAFRWRQAGHPILYVPGALIHHLRAERGGTRSYGKHLTTVKPDHAVGRYYFQLRTQPLPAALAACLRGWLGSVRSRHHLRHPWWIPPTLIAEGRGLLWALRLQRKGPALLPTRRRRLLIAGSHPVQYQTPLFQALAAAPGVATEVLYLTLPDARTQGLGFGVAFEWDVPLLEGYPWHRAASGRGRGITSGYRGVWLARPFGELGFGSARQRPDALLLTGWHFLGMVQLFIAARLQGLPVLLRMDSNAFRPRPWPLNLAYWLLFRGVSVGLPVGTANARWYRQFGVPQERLVPSPHFVDNAYFAERAATLRPRRDALRQDWSVPREAFCFLFAGKLQPKKRPLDLLEALRLLLMDPLPPPVHLLIVGSGPLEEACRALARQHALPVSFAGFLNQSAMPSAYAVADALVLPSDHGETWGLVVNEAMACGLPAIVSDQVGCAEDLVLEGRTGLVSPAGQPAALAAAMGRMAADPAAAARMGQAARELVNSRFSVANAAEGILVGLALLERR from the coding sequence ATGACCCTCAGCGTCGCCATTCCCACCTTCGGCCGCGATCAGGTGCTGATCGACAGCGTTGCCGCCCTGCTGGCGCTGGATCCACCTCCGTTCGAGCTGCTGGTCGTCGACCAGACGCCCCGCCACGACCCCGGCTGCGAGGCCCGGCTGGCTGCCTGGCAGGCGGAAGGACGGATCCGGTGGCTGCGGCTGCCGACCCCCTCGATCACCGGCGCCATGAACGTGGCCCTGCAGGAGGCCCGCGGCGAGCGGGTGCTGTTCCTCGACGACGACATCCTGCCGGACCCGGAGCTGCTCAACGCCCACGAACGGGCCGGGGCGGCCGACCCCGGCGCCATGCTGGCCGGGCGGGTGCTGCAGCCCTGGCACGGGGGCCAGAGCGATCCGGAGGACGGGCCCTTCCTGTTCAACAGCCTGCGGCCCCGCTCCGTGGAGGAATTCATGGGGGGCAACGTGGCCATCCCTCGGCGGCTGGCCCTGGAGCTGGGGGGGTTCGACCAGAATTTCGTGCGGGTGGCCTACCGCTTCGAGGCTGAATTCGCCTTTCGCTGGCGCCAGGCCGGCCATCCGATCCTGTACGTGCCCGGTGCCCTGATCCACCACCTCCGGGCCGAGCGCGGCGGCACGCGCAGCTACGGCAAGCACCTCACCACGGTGAAGCCCGACCACGCCGTGGGCCGGTACTACTTCCAGCTGCGCACCCAGCCCCTTCCGGCGGCCCTGGCGGCCTGCCTGCGCGGCTGGCTGGGGTCAGTGCGCAGTCGCCACCACCTGCGCCATCCCTGGTGGATCCCCCCCACCCTGATCGCCGAAGGGCGCGGCCTGCTCTGGGCCCTGCGGCTGCAGCGCAAGGGCCCGGCCCTGCTGCCCACTCGCCGGCGGCGGCTGCTGATCGCCGGCAGCCATCCAGTGCAGTACCAGACGCCCCTGTTCCAGGCCCTGGCCGCCGCCCCCGGCGTGGCCACGGAGGTGCTTTACCTCACCCTCCCGGACGCCCGCACCCAGGGGCTTGGATTCGGCGTCGCCTTCGAGTGGGACGTGCCGCTGCTGGAGGGCTACCCCTGGCACCGGGCCGCCAGTGGCCGGGGCCGCGGCATCACTTCCGGCTACCGGGGCGTCTGGCTGGCCCGGCCCTTCGGGGAGCTGGGCTTCGGCTCGGCCCGGCAGCGTCCCGATGCCCTGCTGCTCACCGGCTGGCACTTCCTGGGCATGGTGCAGCTGTTCATCGCCGCCCGTCTGCAGGGCCTGCCGGTGCTGCTGCGAATGGATTCCAACGCCTTCCGTCCCAGGCCCTGGCCCCTGAACCTCGCCTACTGGCTGTTGTTCCGGGGGGTGTCGGTGGGCCTTCCGGTGGGCACGGCCAATGCCCGCTGGTACCGCCAGTTCGGGGTCCCCCAGGAGCGGCTGGTGCCGTCACCCCACTTCGTCGACAACGCCTACTTCGCGGAGCGGGCCGCGACCCTGCGCCCCCGCCGGGACGCGCTGCGCCAGGACTGGTCTGTCCCCCGGGAGGCCTTCTGCTTCCTGTTCGCCGGCAAGCTCCAGCCCAAGAAACGGCCCCTCGACCTGCTCGAAGCGCTGCGGCTGCTGCTGATGGACCCACTGCCCCCGCCGGTGCATCTGCTGATCGTGGGCAGCGGCCCCCTGGAGGAAGCCTGCAGGGCACTGGCCCGCCAGCACGCCCTGCCGGTGAGTTTCGCCGGCTTCCTGAACCAGTCGGCCATGCCCTCGGCCTATGCGGTGGCCGACGCCCTGGTGCTGCCCTCCGACCACGGCGAGACCTGGGGGCTGGTGGTGAATGAGGCCATGGCCTGCGGGCTGCCGGCGATCGTGAGCGACCAGGTGGGCTGCGCCGAGGACCTGGTGCTGGAGGGCCGCACGGGCCTGGTGAGCCCCGCCGGCCAGCCGGCGGCCCTGGCCGCGGCCATGGGCCGGATGGCCGCCGATCCGGCGGCCGCCGCCAGGATGGGGCAGGCGGCCCGGGAGCTCGTCAACAGCCGCTTCAGCGTGGCGAACGCCGCCGAGGGGATCCTGGTGGGGCTGGCCCTGCTGGAGCGGCGCTGA
- a CDS encoding glycosyltransferase family 4 protein produces MRVLVLAPSAYLLGGVQDWLANLVPGLRDGGLEVTVAVPDGDHHRHGPYARAYPALAVEAIANPSGSAEGRIRAIAALLERLDPDLVLGVNLVDLFPAARRARCRERFHGRVVMTLHALQAEYFDDLRLHGAGIDAVIATNRLACRLASGRGGMDPARVLYAPYGVPVPPWQLPGGDAAATLKLAWVGRLEQEQKRVHDLPPLLEALQARGIEVRLSIAGDGEERPALERSLTPWIERGSVRMLGHVDQGRLAAEVYGHHHALVITSSWETGPIVAWQAMASGMAVVSSRYVGAGLEGALEQDATALLFPCGDTDAAAGELARLRDPALLERLSRAGHALVARRYSGAAALAAWRRALDQVTALPPLPQVQEEPAPAPAGRLDRWLGRQRGEDLRRLLGLRFRHGSAGSEWPHSGGDGAVDVAGTGAQAEDLLAAAARLDAPGASHG; encoded by the coding sequence ACCACCACCGTCATGGCCCCTACGCCCGGGCCTACCCGGCCCTGGCGGTCGAGGCGATCGCCAACCCCAGCGGCAGCGCCGAAGGCCGGATCCGCGCCATCGCCGCCCTGCTGGAGCGGCTGGACCCGGATCTCGTGCTTGGCGTCAACCTGGTCGATCTGTTCCCGGCGGCCCGGCGGGCCAGGTGCCGGGAGCGGTTCCATGGACGGGTGGTGATGACGCTGCATGCGCTGCAGGCGGAGTACTTCGACGATCTGCGCCTGCACGGCGCCGGCATCGACGCGGTGATCGCCACCAATCGCCTGGCCTGCCGGCTGGCGAGCGGGCGGGGCGGGATGGATCCGGCCCGGGTGCTCTACGCCCCTTACGGCGTGCCGGTGCCGCCCTGGCAACTCCCTGGCGGCGATGCAGCCGCCACCCTGAAGCTGGCCTGGGTGGGCCGGCTGGAGCAGGAGCAGAAACGGGTGCACGATCTGCCGCCGCTGCTGGAGGCGCTGCAGGCCCGGGGCATCGAGGTCCGGCTCAGCATCGCCGGCGACGGCGAGGAGCGTCCGGCCCTGGAGCGGTCCCTGACCCCCTGGATCGAACGGGGCAGCGTGCGGATGCTCGGCCATGTCGACCAGGGCCGGCTGGCGGCGGAGGTCTACGGCCATCACCATGCCCTGGTGATCACCTCCTCCTGGGAGACGGGCCCGATCGTGGCCTGGCAAGCCATGGCCAGCGGCATGGCGGTGGTGAGCAGCCGCTATGTGGGAGCGGGCCTGGAGGGGGCCCTGGAGCAGGACGCCACGGCCCTGCTGTTCCCCTGCGGAGACACGGACGCCGCCGCCGGCGAACTGGCGCGGCTGCGGGATCCGGCCCTGCTGGAGCGGCTCTCCAGGGCCGGTCACGCCCTGGTGGCCCGTCGCTACAGCGGGGCGGCCGCCCTGGCCGCCTGGCGGCGGGCCCTTGATCAGGTGACGGCCCTGCCCCCCTTGCCGCAGGTCCAGGAGGAGCCGGCGCCGGCCCCGGCCGGACGGCTGGACCGCTGGCTGGGCCGCCAGCGGGGTGAGGACCTGCGCCGGCTGCTGGGGCTGCGCTTCCGCCACGGCAGCGCCGGCAGCGAGTGGCCCCATTCCGGCGGCGATGGGGCTGTCGATGTTGCAGGCACCGGGGCCCAGGCCGAGGACCTGCTGGCGGCGGCGGCCCGCCTCGACGCTCCCGGTGCGTCCCATGGCTGA
- a CDS encoding glycosyltransferase family 4 protein: MRRPRALVSTIEPVDGGVPAMTTAVTRMLEELDIEPVFAWYAPWSTHPRLSVPLHALASGRRPGRMERRVYGDHEGHGLGAWLPELEFTHYLPRRAWRELVAGCDLHLSVTGNPLCAVPFARLGIPFLAWVATPWKEDRVDRVRGFSRPRRLLDRMLNGPVLQRLESQVLRAPRGRILALSGYTARALEALAHRPMDGVMRMPVNPAVFRPAPERLVPWRVGFAGRYGDPRKHITLLLEAVARLVAAGHPVELVLAGEQDVDRLRGPLVAMGLAERVRCLPCLAPAALAEVLQTLDVFVIPSHQEGLCIAALEAMACGVPVVSTRCGGPEDYVIDDRTGQLVARDAAAMAAAIAAISIDRDRRGRLSAGALTWVREQASPQAARRTFLAHLEAVAPGRIPSLREA, from the coding sequence ATGAGGCGGCCCCGGGCCCTGGTCAGCACCATCGAACCGGTGGACGGCGGCGTGCCCGCCATGACCACCGCCGTCACCCGGATGCTCGAGGAGCTCGACATCGAGCCCGTGTTCGCCTGGTATGCGCCCTGGAGCACCCATCCGCGTCTGTCGGTGCCGCTGCATGCGCTCGCCAGCGGCCGGCGCCCCGGCCGGATGGAGCGCCGCGTCTACGGCGACCATGAGGGCCATGGCCTGGGGGCCTGGCTGCCGGAGCTGGAGTTCACCCACTACCTGCCGCGGCGGGCCTGGAGGGAGCTGGTGGCCGGCTGCGACCTGCACCTCTCGGTGACGGGCAATCCTCTCTGCGCCGTCCCCTTCGCCCGCCTGGGGATCCCCTTCCTGGCGTGGGTGGCCACCCCCTGGAAGGAGGATCGGGTCGATCGCGTCCGGGGCTTCTCCCGGCCCCGGCGGCTGCTCGACCGGATGCTCAACGGACCGGTGCTGCAGCGGCTGGAGAGCCAGGTGCTGCGGGCCCCCCGGGGCCGGATCCTGGCGTTGAGCGGCTACACGGCCAGGGCCCTGGAGGCGCTGGCCCACCGGCCGATGGACGGGGTGATGCGGATGCCGGTGAATCCCGCCGTCTTCCGCCCCGCCCCGGAGCGGCTGGTGCCCTGGCGCGTCGGCTTCGCCGGGCGCTACGGGGACCCCCGCAAGCACATCACCCTGCTGCTGGAGGCCGTGGCCCGCCTCGTCGCCGCCGGCCACCCCGTCGAGCTCGTGCTGGCGGGCGAGCAGGACGTCGACCGCCTGCGCGGCCCCCTGGTGGCGATGGGACTGGCCGAGCGGGTGCGCTGCCTCCCCTGCCTGGCCCCCGCCGCCCTGGCGGAGGTGCTGCAGACGCTGGATGTGTTTGTGATCCCCTCCCACCAGGAGGGGCTGTGCATCGCGGCCCTCGAGGCCATGGCCTGCGGCGTCCCGGTCGTGAGCACCCGCTGCGGCGGACCGGAGGACTACGTGATCGACGACCGCACCGGCCAGCTGGTGGCCCGTGACGCCGCCGCCATGGCGGCGGCGATCGCGGCGATCAGCATCGATCGGGACCGGCGCGGACGCCTCTCCGCCGGCGCGCTCACCTGGGTGCGGGAGCAGGCGAGCCCCCAGGCGGCCCGGCGCACCTTCCTGGCCCACCTGGAGGCGGTCGCCCCCGGGAGGATTCCCTCTCTGCGGGAGGCCTAG